From the Mycobacterium sp. DL592 genome, the window CGTGACTATCACCTGGACTCTGCCCAGCCCGCAGGCCTGGTGGCAGATGACGTGGCGCGCTCGACCCGATCCGACGGTGGCTCGCTGGTGGCAGGACATCTCCCACCTGGTGAGCGAGCGCAGCCGCAGTGTGGCGTCGCGCGCCGCGGACATCGGTGACGCGGAAACCCCTGTGGCACTGCCCGACTCGCCCGGTACCGAGACGGTGGGGGTCACCCGATTGCTTGATGTGATCGAGTCCGAGCGCGAGCGGGTACTCGCCATGCTGCGGCAGGCAACCGAGTCCAGTGGTGCGCAGCGGGCGCTGGTAGCGCCGACGTTGACCGGTTCGCGCAATGGGGGCGACATTCTGGTGCACCTGCGGTTCCGAGACCAGCCGGCCTGGGCAGAGTGCAATTTCGACGATGTCCTGCGCGACGGGGCGATCACGAACGTCAACGGCGTGACCTACCGCGGAACACCGCGTCGCCGCGGCACCGGCACCGTGTACCGAACGCTGCTACTGCGTGTGCCGCCGGACGTATCCACCGACGTCGTCACCGCGTTCGAACATGAACTGGCGATGATGCCCCGCTTCGTGCCCACGATTCAGTCATGGCAGCTCAGCCGAGTCGACGAGGCGATCGGCACCACTGGGTGGACCCACGTCTTCGAGCAGGAATTCACCGACGTCGCGGGCCTGATGGGCCCGTACCTGATGCACCCCGTTCACTGGGCGGTGGTGGATCGCTGGTTCGATCCCGAGACGACCGACATGATCGTCCGAGACCGGGTGTGTCACAGCTTCTGCGAGATGGGATCGGCGGTTCTCTGATGTAGCCGTCAGTACCCGGCGGGACGGATGTTCGGATTCGCCGTCGTCGGTGGCTCCAACGGCGCCAACGTGGCAAGCCCGTCGAGGGAATGCACTGCAAGGCCCTGGGACCAGGCGTAGTGCAAGCTGAAGGCCACCAGTCCCGTTCGTTGTTCTGCCGGGAGGTGACACATCGACAGGACGGTCTCGGCCAGGTACTCCACCGGCTCGGTGGGAAAGCTGTCCGGTATCAGCGCCGCAGCGCCGGGCGTGCGAACCGCCGTCGACGGAGCGACACAATTCACGGCGATGTTGGCGTCGAGCAGTTCGGCGGCGACACCTTGGGTGAGGCGGTGCAACGCGGCCTTGCACGACGCGTAGATCACGTCCCCGGCAGTCTTGTTGTAGTCACGGTAGGGCCGGACCGGCGCCACCCCCGTGACCGATCCGATGTTGACGATCCATCCCGCACCCTGTCGGCGCATATGTGGCACAGCGGCTTTCGTCAACGCGAACGGCGTCCTGAGGTAGTGCTCGACGGTTCGATCGAAGGTCGCCATGGACATGTTCTCGACCACCGAATAGTCGGCATAGCCGGCATTGTTGACCAGGATGTCGATGCGGCCGTTACGCTGCACCACCGCATCGATCAGGCCGTCGCGCGCCGCGTGATCGTCGAGGTCGGCAGCGAGACCGAAAGCTTCGCCGCCGGCATCCTCGATGAGCGCGATCGTCTCCTCGATGGTGCCGGGCAATGCTTCGCTCATCCCGGAACGCCGTGACGGCGACGGCGTGTAGGCCCGCGCCGTGACCGCGACGGTGGCGCCTTCGGCAGCCAGTCGCTGAGCGATCGCGCGGCCGATTCCTCGACTGCTTCCCGTCACCAAGGCCGTTCTGCCGGCGAGGATCTGACTCATTGCAGGATGAAGTCCTCTTCGATGGGCGCCCGGTGCTGGCGCCACAGATCAACCAGTCGGTAGGGGGTGGCCACCACGACGCGGCCCGATTCCGACCGGTAGTAGGTGTGGGCATTGGGGGTATGGCACCAGACGGTGCGCTGCATCGCCTCGTCGATCCCGGCGACGTAGTCGTCGAAGGCACCCTGAGTGACCTCTATCGTCGTGGCGTCGCGTAATGCCATGAGCTGCAAGCACTCCACGATGAAGTGCGCAAGCACCTCCATCGAGAAGTTGGCGCCCGCCCCATGTCCGGGACTGTAGTTGGGCGCCGATGTGATGAACAGGTTCGGGAAGCCGGGGACGGTTCCGCCCCGGTAGGCGCGTGGACTGTCACCCCACTCTCCCGCCAAGGTCTTGCCGTTGCGGCCGCGGATGTCGATGGTCGACAGGAAGTCGAGATGGTAACCGGTGGCATAGATGATGACATCCAGGTCGATCTGACGGCCGTCGACGGTCCGAATGCCGTCGGCGTTGACCTCGGCGGGCTCACTGGCTTCGACATCGACGTGATCGCGCGTCAATGCGGTGTAGTAACCGCCCGGGTCCCGGATGATGCGCTTGCCATAGGGCGCGAAGTCGGGAGTGACCTTGCGCGCCAGTTCGCTTCCGGCGCCGAACGTGCGGTCGATGTAGTCCAGACAGATCTGCAGCAACACATCGTTGGCCGCAGAGATCGACAGGTGCGTCTGCGACCACTCGGGATCTTGCAGGATGATCGGGTAGTTGTTGTCGGCGGTGGCCCAGTACGACTTGAGCCGGTGCCACATCGCGTAGAAGGGCAGCACCCGTCCCAGGTAGCGGCGGTGTTCGGGCACCTCGTCGGAGAGCCGCCTGCGGGGGGCCACCCAATGCGGCTGACGTTGGAAAATAGTGAGGTGCTCAACGTCGTCGACGCAGGCGTCGACGATCTGCACAGCGGTGCACCCCGCTCCGATGACGGCCACTCTCTTACCCGCTAGGCTCAGCGCAGGGTCCCACCGTGCCGAGTGAATACTGCGACCGGAGAAGGTATCTCGGCCTTTCAGGTCGGGGAATCGCGGCCGGTTCAGGTAGCCGGCCGCGGTGACGACGACGCGGGCGTAGTCGATGCTGCGGGCGCCGTCGGCGGCACGCGTATGGATCTGCCAGTGCTGGTGCTGCTCGTCCCACCACAGTGCTTCGACCTCGGTGCCGAATCGGATGTGGCGACGCAGGTCGTGCTTGTCGGCCAGCGCCACCAGATAGGCCTGGTATTCCGCGCCCTGCGGGTAGTAGTTCGACCAGTCCGGGTTGACCTCCCGGGACAGCGAGTAGTACGCCGACGGCGTATCCACGCCGATACCCGGATAGTTTGTGGTCAGCCACGTGCCACCGACGTCATCGTTGCGGTCGTAGATCTCGAAGTGCACGCCCTCTTCGGCGGCCGCCAACGCGACCGCGATTCCGGCGATACCGGCGCCGATGATGGCCATCGTGGTCGTCGGCGGAATCGGCGTGGTCCGGGGCAGCGTGGGCTGTGAGGGCAGGAAACCACCCTGTTCGAGAAGCAGATCGACCTGTTCATCGTCGACATCCGTACCCAGTGCGATCGGCAGCAGCGTGGCGAACAGCTCACGGTCGACTGCGGCTGCTGCAGCACCGGGCCGCGGGTGCTCGAGGGCGGCGAGGATCTCGTCGGCCAGGGCTTCCGCCGTGGCGGAGTCGGTCGTACCCGCGCGTTCGGGTGGGTCGGGGACGTGGTCGATTTTGGGGCCGTACCGGTCGATAACCGATGCGTCAGCAGTCATCTGTGCCAGCACTGCCACCAATACCCCGGGGTCGGCCTGCAGCAGGTGGCTCCGCAGCGTGCCCTTGTCGACGTCGGTGCCCGGCGCGACGGCAGGTGTTCCCATGCTCATAGCAGCTGAGTATCGAAGCGCTGGCTGCCGGCGGCGATCCTGTTGTCTACTCAGCGGGAGACTCAACTGTGTCGGCCGTTGCCGGTCATAGAGTTCGGCCATGCAGGGTAGGCATTCCGACAATGATCACCTCGCGAATGATCACCTCGCGGTAGGCGACCTGGTCCGCTCCGCCCGAAGCCACAGTATCGGGGACATCCCGCGGCGCACCGCTGGGCGCTACCCGGACAAGGTGGCGATCATCGACGGCGAGGTGACGTTGACATTCGCCGAATTCGACGAACTCGTCGACCGGGCGGCGGCAGCTCTCGACGACAACGGGTTAGGACCCGGGGATCGGGTGGCGCTGCTGGCGCGCAACTGTTGGCAGTACGCGGTGCTCGCGTTCGCCACGGCGCGTGCGGCCGTTGTGCTCGTGCCGGTGAACTTCATGCTCACTGCCGAGGAGATCGCCTATATCCTGGGCCACTGTCGCGCAACGGGTTTCATTGTCGAAGCCGACCTCGTCGCCGTCGCTGAGAGCGCAATGGTTCACAGCGGGAACATCCCGACTCGGATCGCGATAACCACGGCAACCGCAGCAGCACCACCGGGATGGGCCGACTTCGAGCACTGCCTGTCCACGGCGTCGCGTCCCCCGGCGCCGCAGGTCGACGACGACCAGCTGCTCAGAGTGATGTACACCAGCGGCACCGAGTCACGGCCCAAAGGCGTCATGCACACCAGCCGCAGCCTGATGTGGCAGTACGTCAGCACCATCACCGCGGGGTCCATGAGCGCCGAGGACGTCGAGATCCACTCACTGCCGCTCTATCACTGTGCGCAACTGGACAACTTTCTGGCGACCGACGTGTACCTCGGTGCGACCAGCATCCTTCTGCCCCGCCCCGATCCGGAGGTGGTGTTGCACACCATCGAACGTCATGCGGTGACCAATTACTTTGCCCCGCCGACGGTCTGGATCAGCTTGTTGCGCAGCCCGGTGTTCGATCGCGTGGATCTGTCGAGCTTGCGCAAGGGGTACTACGGCGCGTCGGCGATGCCGACGGAGATCCTGCACGAAATCAGGCGCCGGTTGCCCGGCCTGCAGCTCTGGAACTTCTATGGACAAACCGAGATCGCACCGCTGGCCTCGGCGCTGGGCCCGGCCGACCAGGAGGCCCATGCGGGTGCCGCTGGGCGCCCGGTGCTCAACGTGGAAACCGTCGTCCTCGACGACTCCGACGCGCCGGTCGCCGCCGGGACGGTCGGCGAGATCGCCCATCGCAGCCCACATCTCATGCTCGGGTATCTCGACGACCCGCTGAAGACGGCCGAGGCGTTCCGCCGCGGCTGGTTTCACTCCGGAGATCTCGGCTTCTACGACGACGCAGGGTTCCTCCACGTGGTGGACCGCAAGAAGGACATGATCAAGACCGGCGGGGAGAATGTGGCCAGCCGTGAGGTCGAGGAGATCCTCTACTTGCATGCCGGGGTCGAGGAAGTCGCGGTATTCGGGTTGGCGCACCCGGTGTGGGTGGAAGCGGTCGTGGCCGCGGTG encodes:
- a CDS encoding Dabb family protein, coding for MAEVFVIDRVVTAPGCARAFIDAYLSGYVPGARDRGMDLRDVVVSPPMLSDDRPNVVTITWTLPSPQAWWQMTWRARPDPTVARWWQDISHLVSERSRSVASRAADIGDAETPVALPDSPGTETVGVTRLLDVIESERERVLAMLRQATESSGAQRALVAPTLTGSRNGGDILVHLRFRDQPAWAECNFDDVLRDGAITNVNGVTYRGTPRRRGTGTVYRTLLLRVPPDVSTDVVTAFEHELAMMPRFVPTIQSWQLSRVDEAIGTTGWTHVFEQEFTDVAGLMGPYLMHPVHWAVVDRWFDPETTDMIVRDRVCHSFCEMGSAVL
- a CDS encoding SDR family NAD(P)-dependent oxidoreductase; this encodes MSQILAGRTALVTGSSRGIGRAIAQRLAAEGATVAVTARAYTPSPSRRSGMSEALPGTIEETIALIEDAGGEAFGLAADLDDHAARDGLIDAVVQRNGRIDILVNNAGYADYSVVENMSMATFDRTVEHYLRTPFALTKAAVPHMRRQGAGWIVNIGSVTGVAPVRPYRDYNKTAGDVIYASCKAALHRLTQGVAAELLDANIAVNCVAPSTAVRTPGAAALIPDSFPTEPVEYLAETVLSMCHLPAEQRTGLVAFSLHYAWSQGLAVHSLDGLATLAPLEPPTTANPNIRPAGY
- a CDS encoding NAD(P)/FAD-dependent oxidoreductase, giving the protein MSMGTPAVAPGTDVDKGTLRSHLLQADPGVLVAVLAQMTADASVIDRYGPKIDHVPDPPERAGTTDSATAEALADEILAALEHPRPGAAAAAVDRELFATLLPIALGTDVDDEQVDLLLEQGGFLPSQPTLPRTTPIPPTTTMAIIGAGIAGIAVALAAAEEGVHFEIYDRNDDVGGTWLTTNYPGIGVDTPSAYYSLSREVNPDWSNYYPQGAEYQAYLVALADKHDLRRHIRFGTEVEALWWDEQHQHWQIHTRAADGARSIDYARVVVTAAGYLNRPRFPDLKGRDTFSGRSIHSARWDPALSLAGKRVAVIGAGCTAVQIVDACVDDVEHLTIFQRQPHWVAPRRRLSDEVPEHRRYLGRVLPFYAMWHRLKSYWATADNNYPIILQDPEWSQTHLSISAANDVLLQICLDYIDRTFGAGSELARKVTPDFAPYGKRIIRDPGGYYTALTRDHVDVEASEPAEVNADGIRTVDGRQIDLDVIIYATGYHLDFLSTIDIRGRNGKTLAGEWGDSPRAYRGGTVPGFPNLFITSAPNYSPGHGAGANFSMEVLAHFIVECLQLMALRDATTIEVTQGAFDDYVAGIDEAMQRTVWCHTPNAHTYYRSESGRVVVATPYRLVDLWRQHRAPIEEDFILQ
- a CDS encoding acyl-CoA synthetase, translated to MQGRHSDNDHLANDHLAVGDLVRSARSHSIGDIPRRTAGRYPDKVAIIDGEVTLTFAEFDELVDRAAAALDDNGLGPGDRVALLARNCWQYAVLAFATARAAVVLVPVNFMLTAEEIAYILGHCRATGFIVEADLVAVAESAMVHSGNIPTRIAITTATAAAPPGWADFEHCLSTASRPPAPQVDDDQLLRVMYTSGTESRPKGVMHTSRSLMWQYVSTITAGSMSAEDVEIHSLPLYHCAQLDNFLATDVYLGATSILLPRPDPEVVLHTIERHAVTNYFAPPTVWISLLRSPVFDRVDLSSLRKGYYGASAMPTEILHEIRRRLPGLQLWNFYGQTEIAPLASALGPADQEAHAGAAGRPVLNVETVVLDDSDAPVAAGTVGEIAHRSPHLMLGYLDDPLKTAEAFRRGWFHSGDLGFYDDAGFLHVVDRKKDMIKTGGENVASREVEEILYLHAGVEEVAVFGLAHPVWVEAVVAAVVPRAGAQLDEDEVLAHCRRHLAGFKTPKHIFFVDRLPKNPSGKLLKRDLRERFSLPS